In the genome of Micrococcales bacterium, one region contains:
- a CDS encoding sensor histidine kinase yields the protein MGTIILISLVLAGLGGIALWTVQQRRRSGEEYRSAHRLLSRLQQKSRQLPAGLDEVALAQQTLEQFSHDVPSQRSALYIQQDDQLVPYALRGTERSPFPDLDLSSLATLRDAKPHAGRGLVTGGPEQEALIPLTLGSRLVGVAALQNDVTPFDSAALRQAMPGAQEAALRIDTGRLFADVRTAATTEERRRLAREIHDGIAQELASVGYALDVLVADLQGTPGQTLADDIRTEVRRIISELRLSIFDLRADVQPGVGLGSALASYVQQAGTAAGLTVHLVMEEGHDRLALAQETELLRIAQEAVTNVRRHAHAENVWVTCRVDPPRAYLRVADDGSGMDSPRNDSFGLDIMQERANRIGAELAWHPREGGGTVLEVILKPTAGDREE from the coding sequence GTGGGCACGATCATCCTCATCTCCCTGGTACTTGCCGGGTTGGGAGGCATCGCCTTGTGGACTGTCCAGCAGCGCCGTCGCAGCGGGGAGGAGTACCGCTCGGCTCACCGCTTGTTGAGCCGGCTGCAACAAAAGTCGCGACAACTTCCCGCGGGTCTCGACGAGGTGGCCCTGGCCCAGCAGACCCTCGAGCAGTTCAGCCACGACGTCCCGTCGCAGCGATCAGCGCTGTACATCCAGCAGGACGATCAGTTGGTCCCCTACGCGCTGCGCGGCACCGAACGCAGCCCGTTCCCCGACCTGGATCTGTCCTCCCTGGCCACACTGCGCGACGCGAAGCCCCACGCCGGCCGGGGCCTGGTCACCGGCGGGCCCGAACAGGAGGCGCTGATCCCGTTGACCCTCGGTTCCCGGCTCGTGGGTGTGGCAGCGCTGCAGAACGACGTCACCCCGTTCGACAGCGCTGCCCTTCGGCAGGCGATGCCAGGCGCCCAGGAAGCCGCTCTGCGCATCGACACCGGGCGCCTGTTCGCCGATGTCCGCACGGCTGCCACGACGGAGGAGAGGAGGCGACTGGCCCGTGAGATCCACGACGGCATCGCACAGGAGCTGGCCAGTGTCGGCTACGCCCTGGACGTCCTCGTCGCCGACTTGCAGGGCACGCCGGGGCAGACTCTGGCCGACGACATCCGCACCGAGGTCCGCCGGATCATCTCCGAGTTGCGCCTGAGCATCTTCGACCTGCGAGCCGACGTGCAGCCCGGGGTCGGTCTCGGGTCGGCGCTTGCCAGTTACGTGCAGCAGGCCGGCACCGCAGCCGGACTGACGGTGCACCTGGTGATGGAGGAGGGCCACGACCGGCTCGCCCTGGCCCAGGAGACCGAATTGTTGCGCATCGCCCAGGAGGCGGTCACCAACGTGCGCCGCCACGCCCACGCCGAGAACGTGTGGGTGACCTGCCGGGTCGACCCACCGCGGGCCTACCTGCGGGTGGCCGATGACGGCAGCGGCATGGATTCGCCGCGCAACGACAGCTTCGGGTTGGACATCATGCAGGAGCGGGCCAACCGCATCGGCGCCGAACTCGCGTGGCATCCTCGGGAGGGCGGCGGCACGGTGTTGGAGGTCATCCTGAAGCCGACCGCCGGCGACAGGGAGGAGTGA
- a CDS encoding response regulator transcription factor has translation MTISVLLVDDHELIRQGLRRSFERDGDFDVVGEAGSAADAERLLRITRPDVVVLDVRLPDGSGLKLAAASRERYPQLGIVILTMYAGDEQLFAALEAGASAFVPKNAPSDDVVAAARHAATTPQSFTAKDLADAMKRKLSPSGPQLSPREREVLQLLADGLGVAQISRRLFISESTTKTHISKLYEKLGAGNRAQALMTALKLGLLRQSDPTV, from the coding sequence GTGACCATCTCAGTTCTCCTCGTCGACGACCACGAACTCATCAGGCAGGGTCTGCGGCGCTCCTTCGAGCGTGACGGCGACTTCGACGTGGTCGGGGAGGCCGGCTCGGCCGCCGACGCCGAGCGCCTGCTGCGGATCACCCGTCCGGATGTCGTCGTCCTCGATGTGCGGCTGCCCGACGGATCCGGGCTCAAACTGGCCGCTGCCTCACGCGAGCGCTACCCGCAGCTGGGCATCGTCATCCTCACGATGTACGCCGGCGACGAGCAGTTGTTCGCCGCTCTGGAAGCCGGCGCCTCGGCATTCGTGCCCAAGAACGCACCGTCCGACGACGTCGTCGCCGCGGCCAGGCACGCCGCCACGACCCCGCAGTCCTTCACCGCCAAGGATCTCGCCGACGCCATGAAGCGCAAGCTGAGCCCGAGCGGACCGCAATTGAGCCCGCGCGAGCGCGAGGTCCTGCAACTGCTGGCCGACGGTCTCGGCGTGGCCCAGATCTCGCGGCGGTTGTTCATAAGCGAGTCCACCACGAAGACTCACATCTCCAAGTTGTACGAGAAGCTGGGGGCCGGTAACCGGGCGCAGGCTCTGATGACGGCCTTGAAACTCGGTCTGCTGCGGCAGTCGGACCCCACCGTCTGA